In one Lysobacter alkalisoli genomic region, the following are encoded:
- a CDS encoding polysaccharide deacetylase family protein has protein sequence MIATCRQWLRYLFALAVHYSGLDLLYRRLSGGGLVLLMLHRIRDDDDPYPLSINATTLTTLVDWLLQREVLLSLDDGLRRLDESDARSTAYAITLDDGYRDNLRMLEGRLAGVPAVLYLATRHIGAEPIWAYRLADAIHARRNDLLTLGPHGLGNYDLSDPDEVRRALVQIPRWLKTLPDDSMQACLAGILARLDPGPVDNERTMLGWDDVRTLHDKGIEIGGHTRNHVLLSQVDEQTAHDEVFGCSRDIADALDMPPRHFAYPNGTVHDFGDRDMLMVKRAGYATAATTIEGINRRGVDPFRLLRHNVHESRYLSPLGRLSPALFFSDTSGLLCWLRTRGRH, from the coding sequence ATGATCGCGACCTGCCGGCAATGGCTGCGATACCTGTTCGCGCTGGCGGTTCACTACAGCGGCCTGGACCTGCTGTACCGCCGGCTCTCCGGTGGCGGACTGGTGTTGCTGATGTTGCATCGTATCCGCGACGACGACGATCCCTACCCGCTCAGCATCAATGCAACGACGCTGACGACCTTGGTCGACTGGCTGCTGCAGCGCGAGGTTCTGCTCAGCCTCGATGATGGCCTGCGTCGACTGGATGAATCCGATGCCCGCTCCACCGCCTATGCCATCACCCTCGACGACGGCTACCGCGACAACCTGCGGATGCTCGAAGGCCGGCTCGCCGGGGTGCCGGCGGTGCTCTATCTCGCCACCCGTCACATCGGTGCCGAGCCGATCTGGGCCTACCGGCTGGCCGACGCCATCCATGCCCGACGCAACGACCTGCTCACGCTTGGCCCGCACGGTCTGGGCAACTACGATCTGTCCGATCCGGATGAAGTCCGGCGTGCGCTGGTGCAGATCCCCCGCTGGCTGAAGACGCTTCCGGACGACAGCATGCAGGCCTGCCTGGCCGGCATACTCGCCCGACTGGATCCCGGCCCGGTCGACAACGAGCGCACCATGCTGGGCTGGGACGATGTCCGCACCCTGCACGACAAGGGCATCGAGATCGGCGGTCACACCCGCAACCACGTCCTGCTCAGCCAGGTGGACGAGCAGACCGCCCACGATGAAGTGTTCGGCTGCAGCCGCGACATCGCCGACGCACTGGACATGCCGCCGCGCCACTTCGCCTACCCCAACGGTACGGTCCACGACTTCGGCGATCGCGACATGCTGATGGTGAAGCGAGCCGGCTACGCCACCGCTGCCACCACCATCGAAGGGATCAACCGGCGCGGCGTGGACCCGTTCCGGTTGCTGCGCCACAACGTCCACGAGTCGCGTTACCTGTCGCCCCTCGGGCGGCTGTCACCCGCGCTGTTCTTCAGCGACACCAGTGGCCTGCTGTGCTGGCTGCGCACCCGGGGGAGGCACTGA
- a CDS encoding O-antigen ligase family protein: MNPRRPDPSAVPGSVRFPLAERALPLRPRLQAPAGPTRASATPASTQRRHPQNWPLYLFLFLIPLQNLQTGYLPNIGAGLNFLNVMFLLAWVGAWFSGARLARNEPVNRWVLAYALYGVVSLFVASAHVADAGDHFQMLKDQLIGLFVLYLVQMSVGDWSTARRVLLVTLLPLPYIARVIWSQHNSVSRWHYSDDLRISGTFSMLGANEFAAFCVTVAVVLFAVLIAARMPNRWRIALAAGVACMVLGVLYAYSRTAYIALLLGLVTVILAWRGRWKLMLPLLLGAALLPGALPQSVMERFDSTSVDEGERDESTEMRFVYWELAWDNFKRNPVVGTGFHTFTHPEYNPYGMDTHNLYLRTLSEGGLIGFTLLLGVLLSVFTTARRELTRSPTGSLRYALALGLIGAWMALVCGNLSGDRFTHYPMIAFFWVYVAMVVKGRHLPPEAPPR, encoded by the coding sequence ATGAACCCCAGGCGGCCTGATCCCAGCGCTGTACCCGGCTCCGTCCGCTTCCCGCTGGCGGAGCGGGCACTGCCGCTGCGTCCGCGGTTGCAGGCGCCCGCCGGGCCAACCCGGGCATCGGCCACGCCCGCCTCCACGCAACGGAGACACCCGCAGAACTGGCCGCTCTACCTGTTCCTGTTCCTGATCCCGCTGCAGAACCTCCAGACCGGCTATCTGCCCAACATCGGGGCAGGCCTGAATTTCCTCAATGTGATGTTCCTGCTGGCTTGGGTCGGGGCATGGTTCTCCGGCGCCCGGCTGGCTCGCAACGAGCCGGTCAACCGCTGGGTCCTGGCCTATGCGTTGTACGGCGTCGTCTCGCTGTTCGTCGCTTCGGCCCATGTGGCCGATGCCGGCGACCATTTCCAGATGCTCAAGGATCAGCTGATCGGCCTGTTCGTGCTGTACCTGGTGCAGATGAGCGTCGGCGACTGGAGCACCGCCCGCCGCGTGCTGCTGGTCACCCTGCTGCCGCTGCCGTACATCGCCCGGGTGATCTGGTCGCAGCACAACAGCGTTTCCCGCTGGCACTACTCCGACGACCTGCGCATCAGCGGTACCTTCTCGATGCTCGGCGCCAACGAGTTCGCAGCGTTCTGCGTGACCGTGGCAGTGGTGCTGTTCGCCGTGCTGATCGCGGCCCGGATGCCGAACCGCTGGCGGATCGCATTGGCGGCAGGCGTGGCGTGCATGGTGCTGGGCGTTCTCTACGCCTATTCGCGCACGGCCTATATCGCCCTGCTGCTCGGCCTGGTCACGGTGATCCTGGCCTGGCGTGGACGCTGGAAGTTGATGTTGCCGCTGCTGCTCGGGGCGGCGCTGCTGCCCGGTGCGCTGCCGCAATCGGTGATGGAACGCTTCGACAGCACCTCCGTCGACGAGGGTGAGCGCGACGAAAGCACCGAGATGCGCTTCGTCTATTGGGAACTGGCATGGGACAACTTCAAGCGCAACCCGGTTGTCGGCACCGGCTTCCACACCTTCACCCACCCCGAATACAACCCGTACGGCATGGACACCCATAACCTCTACCTGAGGACGCTGAGCGAAGGCGGACTGATCGGCTTCACCCTGCTGCTGGGCGTGTTGCTGTCGGTATTCACGACCGCCAGGCGCGAACTGACCCGCTCACCCACCGGCAGCCTGCGCTACGCACTGGCCCTGGGGCTCATCGGCGCCTGGATGGCGCTGGTGTGCGGGAACCTGTCCGGCGACCGCTTCACCCACTACCCGATGATTGCTTTCTTCTGGGTCTACGTGGCCATGGTGGTAAAGGGGAGACACCTGCCCCCGGAGGCCCCGCCACGATGA
- a CDS encoding glycosyltransferase translates to MRLKILQLRSSAGLFGADRVVLALNGALDDAGIDSGLLCINNYRMQEQALHQAATDRRQDAALLPCRRRIDLATIARLAGELRRRGTDIVHVHDYKSAFYAWLATRGQAVRCVATMHGQVDGTRSLRLYNRIELALLRHFDALVAVSARQVEALGKAGVPGQRIHLIDNAIEWPSPSPLRTAEIRRELGLDHGQFVFAAVARFSPEKNLGLLVDAFAAVAEDKPDSRLLLVGDGPDASGLRQQVHALGLERHVHFTGLRDDMEHVYPLFDCLVLPSLTEGMPLVVLEAMAHAIPVIASDVGEIPRLLAQTEHGQLIPPADRDALVAAMRNALLRRGQRDARARRHVETHHSPAAMAVRHAALYRSLTESVDEPQAA, encoded by the coding sequence GTGCGCCTCAAGATCCTGCAATTGCGTTCCAGTGCCGGCCTGTTCGGTGCCGACAGGGTCGTGCTGGCGCTCAACGGCGCGCTCGACGATGCAGGTATCGACAGCGGCCTGTTGTGCATCAACAACTATCGGATGCAGGAACAGGCGCTGCACCAGGCCGCAACCGACCGGCGGCAGGATGCCGCGTTGCTGCCGTGCCGGCGGCGGATCGACCTGGCCACCATCGCCCGGCTTGCAGGCGAACTTCGCCGGCGTGGCACGGACATCGTCCACGTGCACGACTACAAGAGCGCCTTCTACGCCTGGCTCGCCACCCGTGGCCAGGCGGTGCGGTGCGTGGCGACGATGCATGGCCAGGTCGACGGCACCCGCAGCCTGCGCCTGTACAACCGGATCGAACTGGCGTTGCTGAGGCACTTCGATGCACTGGTCGCAGTATCCGCGCGTCAGGTCGAGGCCCTTGGGAAGGCCGGAGTTCCAGGTCAGCGGATCCACCTGATCGACAACGCGATCGAATGGCCATCGCCGTCGCCACTGCGGACCGCGGAGATCCGCCGGGAACTCGGCCTCGATCATGGCCAGTTCGTGTTCGCGGCCGTGGCCCGCTTCTCGCCGGAGAAGAACCTGGGTCTGCTGGTGGATGCATTCGCAGCGGTCGCCGAAGACAAGCCCGACAGCCGCCTGCTGCTGGTTGGCGATGGGCCCGATGCCAGCGGGTTGCGCCAGCAGGTGCATGCGCTGGGCCTGGAGCGCCACGTCCACTTCACCGGCTTGCGCGACGACATGGAGCATGTGTACCCGCTGTTCGACTGCCTGGTCCTGCCGTCGCTGACCGAGGGCATGCCACTGGTGGTGCTGGAAGCCATGGCGCATGCGATACCGGTAATCGCCAGCGATGTCGGCGAGATCCCGCGCCTGCTCGCGCAGACCGAGCATGGACAGCTGATTCCCCCGGCCGACCGCGATGCACTTGTCGCTGCCATGCGGAACGCCCTGCTCCGTCGCGGACAACGCGATGCGCGCGCCCGCCGCCATGTCGAGACCCACCATTCACCTGCCGCCATGGCCGTGCGCCATGCCGCCCTGTACCGCTCGTTGACGGAGTCGGTCGATGAACCCCAGGCGGCCTGA
- a CDS encoding glycosyltransferase, with translation MDRQQGHDPIRLLLLTDTTVASTGGSERFLRNLIAGLPADRYRITLVQLGAFSGPEACLRTLAGEPPVRIINWPVGRVYGAGGWRAMARLRQLLRTERFDIVQSQHEKSDLLNALVRGQPSPPLRLSNRRDMGFKKNWRLRTLFRLVNHRYDGVIAPAPEILSVLASHEGLPAHSMFWIANGVDTQRYRPSPEHLRRECRDALGLSPEHIAFACVASFYPVKCHDMLLEAFAQVHRSQPNARLLLIGQGGLQEQLEARARALGIHAAVDFLGARNDIDRLLPAMDVAVLTSSSEGMSNALLEAMACGLPVVATAVGGNRQLVRHEGNGLQVPVGDSYATAEAMLRLAGSPLLRQKMSRHSRERVERDFSLANMVQSYDALYRRLLGCG, from the coding sequence TTGGACAGACAGCAAGGGCACGACCCGATCCGTCTCCTGCTGCTGACCGACACCACGGTCGCCAGCACCGGGGGCAGCGAACGCTTCCTGCGCAACCTGATCGCCGGCCTTCCCGCGGACCGCTACCGGATCACCCTCGTCCAGCTCGGCGCCTTCTCCGGGCCTGAAGCATGCCTGCGGACACTCGCCGGGGAGCCGCCCGTGCGAATCATCAACTGGCCGGTCGGCCGCGTTTACGGTGCCGGTGGCTGGAGAGCGATGGCTCGCCTGCGGCAGCTCCTGCGCACCGAACGGTTCGACATCGTGCAGTCGCAGCACGAAAAATCGGACCTGCTCAACGCCCTGGTCCGCGGTCAACCGTCGCCACCGCTCCGGTTGTCGAACCGGCGCGACATGGGATTCAAGAAGAACTGGCGTCTGCGGACACTGTTCCGGCTGGTCAACCATCGCTACGACGGCGTGATCGCACCGGCACCGGAAATCCTCTCCGTGCTGGCCTCGCACGAGGGCCTGCCGGCCCATTCGATGTTCTGGATCGCAAACGGTGTCGATACCCAACGCTACCGGCCATCGCCAGAGCATCTGCGTCGCGAATGCCGCGATGCGCTTGGACTGTCGCCGGAGCATATCGCCTTCGCCTGTGTGGCGAGCTTCTACCCGGTGAAGTGCCACGACATGCTGCTCGAGGCTTTCGCGCAGGTCCATCGCTCGCAACCGAACGCGCGCCTGCTGCTGATCGGCCAGGGCGGGTTGCAGGAACAACTCGAAGCGCGCGCCCGGGCACTCGGCATCCATGCCGCGGTCGACTTCCTCGGCGCCCGCAACGATATCGACAGACTGCTTCCGGCGATGGACGTGGCCGTACTCACTTCATCCAGCGAGGGGATGTCCAACGCCCTGCTCGAGGCCATGGCCTGCGGCCTGCCGGTGGTCGCAACCGCGGTGGGTGGCAACCGGCAACTGGTCCGGCACGAAGGCAATGGCCTGCAGGTGCCGGTCGGCGACAGCTATGCCACCGCCGAGGCCATGCTACGGCTGGCCGGATCGCCTCTCCTGCGCCAAAAGATGAGCCGGCACAGCCGCGAGCGTGTGGAGCGGGATTTCTCGCTGGCGAACATGGTGCAGTCCTACGACGCCCTGTACAGGCGCCTTCTGGGGTGCGGCTGA